One genomic segment of Apostichopus japonicus isolate 1M-3 chromosome 23, ASM3797524v1, whole genome shotgun sequence includes these proteins:
- the LOC139964494 gene encoding probable G-protein coupled receptor 21 produces the protein MYIYKAMDEDSYSIDGGDGFNDTCANHQEFKKGDCAGVWCSVASVVICIIASLAIFGNILNIFVLTSGKFLSKPHVYFLTSLAFSDLIIGVINLFAIYPSIEHDWPFSHLLCKLTNYVREVVLEVSILMMLCLNIERYIVISYPIRHRIWLSRKRCKMIIVVCWVLTLAGKIVLFFDDVFITEYNDDVYVCVTKYERNQKMAFFSVLVVEIPVLVILTLSSVKLMVTLHLANQRRSTMLAHRSTKQRKTSTSFKLKGDMKSYKMLIVIATITFVTLIPSLSLRIIYILKGCETVRDRFSWALEFSFFWLASFGSFANVFVFSYMDKNFFKCLKKLCTRCNSSADDQSVPVRPRRTSRELGGEIPEEAVHCSRITLLSDEMKMETISTQQTRVILLSTISNNKL, from the coding sequence atgtatatatataaagctatGGATGAAGATAGCTACTCCATTGACGGAGGAGATGGTTTTAATGACACTTGCGCTAATCACCAAGAATTTAAAAAAGGAGATTGCGCTGGAGTTTGGTGTTCGGTCGCTTCAGTGGTCATCTGCATTATTGCATCCCTTGCAatatttggtaacattttgaaCATATTCGTATTGACCAGTGGGAAATTCCTTTCCAAGCCACACGTTTATTTCCTGACGTCTTTAGCCTTTTCGGATCTTATAATTGGAGTCATAAATTTGTTTGCCATTTATCCGTCAATAGAACATGATTGGCCGTTTAGTCATTTGTTATGCAAATTAACGAATTACGTACGTGAAGTCGTTCTAGAGGTATCGATTCTGATGATGCTTTGCTTGAACATTGAACGATACATCGTCATATCTTATCCAATACGTCACAGAATTTGGCTATCTCGAAAACGTTGCAAGATGATCATTGTCGTCTGCTGGGTTTTAACTTTGGCGGGAAAAATTGTCCTATTCTTCGACGACGTATTTATTACAGAATATAATGATGATGTATATGTTTGTGTTACCAAATATGAGAGAAATCAAAAAATGGCGTTCTTTTCTGTACTTGTGGTGGAAATTCCAGTTCTAGTAATATTGACCCTGTCATCGGTCAAACTGATGGTTACTTTACATCTAGCCAATCAGAGACGATCTACCATGTTGGCACACCGATCGACCAAGCAGAGGAAAACTTCGACCAGCTTTAAACTTAAAGGAGACATGAAATCATATAAAATGTTAATCGTGATAGCAACGATCACTTTCGTTACACTTATCCCTTCTCTAAGTCTTCgaataatttacattttaaaggGATGTGAAACGGTCAGGGATCGCTTCTCTTGGGCTTTGGAGTTCTCGTTCTTTTGGTTAGCTTCGTTCGGAAGTTTCGCGAACGTCTTCGTCTTTTCATACATGGATAAGAACTTTTTCAAGTGTTTGAAAAAGTTGTGCACGCGTTGTAATAGCAGCGCAGATGACCAATCTGTCCCAGTGCGGCCAAGAAGGACATCGAGAGAGCTTGGCGGCGAGATACCAGAAGAAGCAGTTCATTGCTCAAGAATAACATTACTATcagatgaaatgaaaatggaaacaaTATCAACACAACAGACAAGAGTCATTTTGCTttcaacaatttcaaacaataaatTATAA